In Panthera leo isolate Ple1 chromosome E3, P.leo_Ple1_pat1.1, whole genome shotgun sequence, a genomic segment contains:
- the NME3 gene encoding nucleoside diphosphate kinase 3 isoform X1: MICLVLTVLAHLFPAACAGVHERTFLAVKPDGVQRRLVGEIVRRFERKGFKLVALKLVQASEELLREHYAELRERPFYGRLVDYMGSGPVVAMVWQGLDVVRASRALIGATDPADALPGTIRGDFCVEERDPRQRLGGERPPRDRPLVPRRGAAVLGGQRRALAVRVALPAGPRGRPVCDPPGNALGPALRLAGTSVYNKVKCLCSRRSGPRDTELRVKTFITYRADTWVCLQGQSLRRMSAQPLPPAAPTQLAPESLHGLWEQTRD; this comes from the exons ATGATCTGCCTGGTGCTGACGGTGCTGGCCCACCTCTTCCCGGCGG CCTGCGCCGGCGTGCACGAGCGCACCTTCCTGGCCGTGAAGCCCGACGGCGTGCAGCGGCGGCTCGTGGGCGAGATCGTGCGGCGCTTCGAGAGGAAAGGCTTCAAGCTGGTGGCGCTGAAGCTGGTGCAG GCCTCGGAGGAACTGCTGCGTGAGCACTACGCCGAACTGCGCGAGCGCCCCTTCTACGGCCGCCTGGTGGACTACATGGGCTCGGGGCCGGTGGTGGCCATG GTGTGGCAGGGGCTGGACGTGGTGCGCGCCTCGCGGGCCCTCATCGGGGCCACGGACCCGGCCGACGCGTTGCCCGGCACCATCCGCGGGGACTTCTGCGTCGAG GAACGTGATCCACGGCAGCGACTCGGTGGAGAGCGCCCGCCGCGAGATCGCCCTCTGGTTCCGCGGCGAGGAGCTGCTGTGCTGGGAGGACAGCGCCGGGCACTGGCTGTACGAGTAGCCCTGCCCGCGGGCCCCAGGGGCCGTCCGGTTTGCGACCCGCCTGGAAACGCACTCGGGCCAGCGCTGAGGCTGGCCGGCACTTCTGTTTACAATAAAGTGAAGTGCTTATGCTCACGTCGGTCTGGGCCCAGGGACACAGAGCTACGTGTTAAGACATTTATTACATACAGAGCAGATACGTGGGTTTGCTTGCAGGGCCAAAGCCTGAGGAGAATGTccgcccagcccctccccccagccgcACCCACCCAGCTAGCCCCCGAGTCACTGCACGGCCTGTGGGAACAGACAAGGGACTGA
- the NME3 gene encoding nucleoside diphosphate kinase 3 isoform X2 yields MICLVLTVLAHLFPAACAGVHERTFLAVKPDGVQRRLVGEIVRRFERKGFKLVALKLVQASEELLREHYAELRERPFYGRLVDYMGSGPVVAMVWQGLDVVRASRALIGATDPADALPGTIRGDFCVEVGKNVIHGSDSVESARREIALWFRGEELLCWEDSAGHWLYE; encoded by the exons ATGATCTGCCTGGTGCTGACGGTGCTGGCCCACCTCTTCCCGGCGG CCTGCGCCGGCGTGCACGAGCGCACCTTCCTGGCCGTGAAGCCCGACGGCGTGCAGCGGCGGCTCGTGGGCGAGATCGTGCGGCGCTTCGAGAGGAAAGGCTTCAAGCTGGTGGCGCTGAAGCTGGTGCAG GCCTCGGAGGAACTGCTGCGTGAGCACTACGCCGAACTGCGCGAGCGCCCCTTCTACGGCCGCCTGGTGGACTACATGGGCTCGGGGCCGGTGGTGGCCATG GTGTGGCAGGGGCTGGACGTGGTGCGCGCCTCGCGGGCCCTCATCGGGGCCACGGACCCGGCCGACGCGTTGCCCGGCACCATCCGCGGGGACTTCTGCGTCGAGGTTGGCAA GAACGTGATCCACGGCAGCGACTCGGTGGAGAGCGCCCGCCGCGAGATCGCCCTCTGGTTCCGCGGCGAGGAGCTGCTGTGCTGGGAGGACAGCGCCGGGCACTGGCTGTACGAGTAG